The genomic region TTGAACTCTGGAAGAACATCACCGACGATGTAGGGAAGCGGGTTGATGGCAAACGCCGCATTTTCAATCTTGCAGAGCCCGGGCTGACCCGGGAATACAACCGCAAATTCAGCCTCAACTCAGAACAGAAACAGGCAGCACGGGCTGCGATAAGCGCGGTCCACCGGGATCTCCGGCTGTTCATGCAGGCCCTCAACCGGAGGGGGATAGGCACGCTCGTCTTCTTTGCACGACAGCGGGAGATGGAGACGTTCCGGCATGCCCGGGTGAATACGGACGGGTTTGTGATCCGCGATCTCCAGGCGGAGATCAAAAGCCGGTTCTCCTTGAAAGAGCACGTGTCCCTGGACCGGATGTCGCTTGTGATCGGATTTGGGATCAACAAGACCTCGATCTCCTCTAAAAACATCTCGTATCAGATCCCGGAACGGTTCCGGTACGTGATCAAGCCCCACAAGGCTATCGGCGATGCTGCACGGATGTTCCTGCTCGATAAGGAGTTCTCCATATCCGGCGATGCATTCCGGCAGGATGTCGAGGACCACATGGCCGAGTACGAACGCAGGAGGCTGGCTGCCCAGGAAGAGAAACAGACGCCGGAATGAGCCGGTTCTGACCAGAAACTTTGTCTAGGACTGCATCCTTTTTGTACGATCATGCACTATACCATCATCACGGAATCCCACGAGAAAGGCGGGTTTACTGCCCGCTGCGTGGAGATCCCGGGAGCTCGCGGTCATGGCAGCACTCAGGGTGAGGCTCTTGCCAGGATCAAGGAAGAGATCGAGCAGGTGCGACAGGCACAGAATGCGGAACTGCACTCCATTATTGCCTCCGTCCATTCTGAGATTATCAAGATCGAAGTCGCTGACTCGGCGTGAGTTTCCTGGCGTGTGCCGGGAAATAAAAAATTTCCTTTTTTTTAATACCTGGAACCCCGATCTGCCGGATTCCTTCTTGCAACCGGGCGCTCTCGCACAGGAATTGGTACATACATTCCATGGTATCGCCATTCCCGATCCCCATCGGGTTCGTCGCAATCCTGGAGATTCGTGCAGCCGGAATGCCGGGTTAGATGAACACCGGATCATTGCAAGAAACCCGGGCACCGGGGGCAGGCCCCCCACCCATTGGCCAAAAAAATATGAGCGGGGGGGTCACCCCCCCTCCTCTTCCAAGGCAGGTGGGGGGTACCCTCCCATAAGAATCGCGGGAAATGTCCCACCCATATCATTTCTGGGAAGCGTAAAAGAACGCGAATCCCGACGGCATGTCCACACGAAATGGTGTGAGAACAATTGCAAAAGCAGGCTGGCTACTCATTTTTGCGGAGGGGGATAGACCCCCCTACCCCCCGGCCAAAAAAATATGGGTGGGGGGGTCACCCCCCTGCTCTTCCAAAACGGGTGGGGGGTACCCCCCTGTAAGACAAAGAACCGGGTGGGCTGACGGGGACATATCATCCGACGAAAAGGGACCGGATTTTCCGTGAGGTCGGGTGGGGGGTGAGGGGGGTCGGTGAAGCTGAAGGCACGGGGGGGCAGGGGAGGTAATTTAAAAAAATTATAAGATCTCTTCCAGGATCTCTGCAGCGCTCCTCACGAGAAACGGGCACTTGGCCTTGAACGCACCTTTCTCCTTGGCAAGGCTGAGTTCACGGGGATTCGAGAGATTATAGCCCAGCAGGTCCGTGCACCGGAGGGAACGGTTCCTCCGCAGGAACTCCTGAATAAATTCCCCGGTGAGATCGTAGGTCTTCTCTTTTGCAGCCAGGTCCTCCTGCCGGGTCCGCCCGTATTTCATACCGATAACCATAAGCGCACCGGTAACCGCCCCGCAGATGTGATCGGTATGACCCATCCCGCCCCCCAGGGCACAGGAGAGTTTCAGGGCAGTCTCACGGTCGATGCCGTAATCATCGGCAAAGGCCAGACAGACTGCCTGGGCACAGGAAAATCCGCTCTGGAAGACCGCTTCTGCATCATCGCCCCGTGTAAGAGTCATAGGGTACAGCTTGTGCCGGTCGGGAAAAAGGATTGCGGATCCCGATCGTTCCTACCGGTTTGCGGATAACGGGGATGGGGACAAGAAGTTTTTCCTCCACGGTGACCAACTAGTACCAGCAAAAGAGCACGGAGTCTGGATTGATGTCATACCGGTTTGCCAGCAGGATTGGAAAGGTGAAACCATCGTTCCTCGAGGAACTCTTCCGGGTTTCGAACGATCCCGCGATCATCTCGTTCGCCGGGGGACTCCCATCCTCGGCTCTGATCGATACGGAAGGTATCGCAAAAGCAACCCGCGAGGTAATGGAAGAAGAAGCGCATACGGCGCTCCAGTATACCACCACGGACGGGTACCTTCCCCTGCGGGAATATATTGCCAAACGGTACCGGACCCGGCTTGGCATCCCGGCCGAAGCTGATGAGATCCAGATCGTGAACGGCTCGCAACAATGCCTCGATCTCTTCGCCAAGATCTTCCTGGACCCGGGCGATCACGTGGGCATGGAGCGGCCCGGCTATCTGGGGGCAATCGAAGCCTTCTCGCTCTACGAGCCGGTCATCGATGCGGTTCCGCTGGAGGA from uncultured Methanoregula sp. harbors:
- a CDS encoding type II toxin-antitoxin system HicB family antitoxin; this encodes MHYTIITESHEKGGFTARCVEIPGARGHGSTQGEALARIKEEIEQVRQAQNAELHSIIASVHSEIIKIEVADSA
- a CDS encoding C-GCAxxG-C-C family protein; the protein is MTLTRGDDAEAVFQSGFSCAQAVCLAFADDYGIDRETALKLSCALGGGMGHTDHICGAVTGALMVIGMKYGRTRQEDLAAKEKTYDLTGEFIQEFLRRNRSLRCTDLLGYNLSNPRELSLAKEKGAFKAKCPFLVRSAAEILEEIL